The Streptomyces sp. DG1A-41 genomic sequence TGGCCGGGTGCCTGGCCCCGGACGGGGGCTGGTACGTCAACTACAACACCGCCGCCGAGGCGTTCGTGGTCTTCGCCGGTGTGAGGTCTTCCGCTGTCCGCGTGGCCAGAATCGACGCGGGCGGGCGGAGGGACGTCAGCGGGTTCCCACGCCCGCTCCCTCGGGATCCCCGAAACGCAGCTGGACTGGCGGGACTGACCCGCCGGGCAGCGCGTCACGGCCGTCCCTCTCAGCCCTCGGCCTCCCTGATCGCGTCCCGGTACGCGCGGGCCGCCGCCCTCAGGGCCGCCTCCGGGTCGACGCCCTCCGACTCCGCGCGGACCGCCAGGGCCAGCAGGTCGTAGCCGATGCCCTCGACGGGCGGGAGCGGTATGTCCAGGTTCGCTGTGCGGGCCCGGGACGCGAGCTTGGCGGCGAGGGCCAGGCCGGGCTGGCCGAGGGGGATGCCCTCGGTGATCGAGGTGCGCTGCTTCTCGACCGCCTTGGTGCGCAGCCAGTGCGCCTTGACCTCCTCGGGCGAGCTGGCCGTCTCGTCGCCGAAGACATGCGGGTGGCGGTGGATCAGCTTGGCGACGATGCCGGCGGCGACGTCGTCGATGGAGAAGGGAGCGTCCAGGTCCTCTTCGGCGATCCGGGCGTGGAAGACGACCTGGAGGAGGACGTCACCGAGCTCCTCGCGCAGTTCGCCGCGGTCGCCCTCCTCGATCGCCTCGACGAGTTCGTACGCCTCCTCGATGCCGTACTTGGCCAGGCCCTTGTGGGTCTGCTGGGACGACCACGGGCACTCGGCGCGGATGCGGTCCATGACCTGGACGAGATCGAGCAGGCGGGCGCCCGGCAGGTCATAGGAGGCGGGCAGCAGCTCCAGCTCGGGCATGGCGACGCGGCCGGTGCCGGCGAGGCGGGCCAGGCCGTCCGTCAGGGCCGGCTCGCCCTCGCCCGTCGCCACGACGACCACCGTGCGGCCGCCGGCGCAGGCGTCGACCAGTTCCTGGGCCGTCGGGGACGCCTCGTCGACGGTTATCCCCGCCTCGCGCAGATACGGCAGCTGCGGGTGCGCGCCGTCCGCGCACAGCACCTGGTCGGCCGCGTGCAGTGCCTGCCAGGCGGGCCAGGACAGCAGGCCGGGGGCGACGCGGTGGCTGGTGGTGAGCAGGACGATGCGGCCGGGGGCGGCGGTGCCGGCCGTTCCGGGGGCGGCCTGCTCGGGTCGCGGTGTGGCTTCGGGGCTGTTGGCGTTCACGATTCGAAGCTATCCCACGCCGCCGACAGTCCCCGAAGTTATCCACAGGCCCGTTGGCCCCACAGACCCGTTGTCCACAGACCCGTTGTCCACAGACCCGTTGTCCACAGGCCCGTGCACGGGGTGCCCCTACATGCCCTGCTGCGTCTGGGCCGCCGACACGTCCCGCACCCACGGCGTCTTCGCGTCGGCGCGGCTGCTCTTCTGGACGTCCCAGGTGCCGTAGCGCGGGTTGAGGTCGACGTTCAGGTCCTTGGAGGCCTCGGACAGGGCCTTCCAGAACTCGGGACGGTCGGTGGCGGTGCCGAGTTTCCGGGCGAGCTTCTGGGCCTCCAGCTGGAGGCGGAGGTTCTCTTCGAGCCGCTGCGGCGGGATGCCGTACTGCTGGAGCCAGGTCGTCTCCAGTTCCTTGGCGCCGCCGGCCTGCTCCTCCAGGCCGGACCGCATCTCCTGGATCTCCCTGCGGGTGACGGTCACACCGGCGTCGGCGGCGGCGCGGTGCAGCACCCGGTCGAGGACCATGGTGTGCAGGGTGTCGCGGGTGAGCGTGCCCGTCCCGGCGATGGCCTGCTGGTACTGGGCGTCGTTCCGCACGGCCGCCCGCTGGGCCGCGCGTACCTCGCCGACCCGCTCCTCCAGCTGGGAGACGGTGATCCGCTGGCCGCCCACCACGGCCGCCGCGCCGGGATGCGCGTCGTTGCCGCAGGCGGTGAGGAGGGGCGCCGCGGCGGCGATCGCGGCGGTGAGGACGAGCGCGGTGCGACGGCGGCGGTGCAAGGAGACCTCCCGAGGAGATTGTGCGACGGTGCACAAGGTCTTGCGGTGATCGATGGTAGGCAGTGGCTGAGCTCTGGCCAACCCATTCGACCAACGATTCACCAGGACTTCCGGCACCGCCGCGCGGGCCGGGCCGGGAGGGGAGCGGCGTCCGGGGGGCGGCGCGGTTCCCCTCCCGGGGTTTCCGGGTCCCGGGTGCGGTCAGGGCTCCCGGCGGTCCTGGACCCGGATCGCCGCCGCCAGCAGCCCGGCGGCGAGGACGGTGACGTAGAGGCCCGCCGCGTAGGGACCGCCGGGGAAGGGCGTCCCGCCGGGCTGTCCCTGGAAGTCGCTGAGCGCGATGAAGGGCAGTCAGGCACCGATGTCGACGCTGAGCAGCCATTCGCCCGCGGCGCCCAGCGCGGGTTCGGCCAGCAGTGACCACACCAGCACGACCGCCACGGTCGCGCCTCCGCTCTTGAGCAGCAGCCCGACCGCGAGACCGATGACCGCGTGATCGCGAACGCCACGGGGACGGTGAGGAGCTGGCGCCAGTCGAGTCCGGAGTCCGGGGTGAGCCGCGCGGTGGGCTCCGCCAGCGCTGCCACGGCGAGGCCACCGGCCATGAGGACCGCCCCGGCGAGTGCGGCGAGCCCGGCGACGACCGCCGCCTTGCCCGTCAGCAGCCGGTGCCAGGACGGCACGGCCAGCCGGGAGGCCCAGATCGTGCCGGTGCGGAACTCCATGGTGGCCGAACGGGCGGCGAAGACCATATATCGAGATGCTGCGGCAGCCGCTGATGTCCGATGTGCGGTCGGCGTGGGCGGAGATGCACCAGGCCGGCTGGGACGAGCGCAGGTTCCACGCGCTGCGTGAGGCGGGGCACAGCCTCCTGGCCGGCGGCCGTGCCCACGAGGCGGCGGAGACCGCGACGTTCCTGGTGTCCTGGGAACCGCTCGACGAGCCGAGCCATCTGCTGCTCATGCGGGCCTTCGTGGAGATCGGCGCCCCCAGCAGGGCCGCCGAGCTCTTCCGGGACCTACGGCGCCGGCTGCGCGGAGAGCTGGGCGTCGAGCCCGCTCCCGAACTCGCCGCGGTGGCGGGCCAGCCGCCTACGGGACGTAAGGGAGCCTTGTGGCAGGCCCGCCACGGGTCACAGAGGATGCCGCATCCACACGTTGGGCTCGACGTACACCGCGTACCCGCGGTCCAGCTCGCAGCGCACCGGCACCAAGGCGCCGGGCACCTCGATGTCGCCCTGGGTGTCGAAGGGCAGCCCCGTCCAGCGGCGCCAGTCCGCCAGTGAGGCGGCCACCGTCATGGACGCCGGTGCCACGGAGTCGATGGTGGCACCGGCCCGGGCATGGACCCGCAGCCACGGGTCCTGGGGCAGCCCGTCGGGGCGGACGCGGTGGGCGTACTCCTCGATGGGCGTGTGCGGTTCCAGGTGCTTGGCGCTGGGGCGGACCGGGGCTACGACCTCCCGGAAGCCGCGCGCCCGGGCGTTGTCGCGCATGGCCGAGAGCATCAGCGCGGACAGGCCACGGCCCTGGGCCTGCGGGGCGACGGAGACCGAGATCGCGCTGACGGTGTCGGGGCGGGCCCCGCGACGCAGATCGGAGAACGCCCACACGACAACCGTGTCCCAGCCGTTCGCGGGCAGTCGGCCACGGCCCTCGGCCTCCAGGGCGAAGGGCACGCTGTAGGCGTTCGCGACGACCTCGCCCTGCTCGTCCTCGGCGAACAGGACGTACTCCGGGAGTTCGGTGGCAAGGCGCGGGAAGTGTGCGGCACCCACGAGGTCCTGGATCGCGAACTCCGGCCAGCTGTCCGCCATCCCGACGACGCGCTCCAGCATGTCCGGGCGGTCGGCCAGGCTCGATATCTTCGACTGCATGCGCTCACGGTAGGTGTGAGGCCGCTCTCCCGGCACCGAATTACCGCGTGGGGACACGATCCACCCCTCGGGGAGACCTGGCTCCGCGCGCTGCGATCACCATGACGACGGTGGACAACAGGGCGATGCCGGCGCCGACATAGAGCGGTGACGTGTAGCCGAGGCCCGCGGTGATGGCCACGCCTCCGAGCCAGGCGCCGAGGGCGTTGCCGACGTTGGACGCGGACACGTTGGCGCTGGCGGCCAGTGCCGCTCCGTGCGCGAAGTCGGTGACACGCGTGATCATCCCGGGCACGCTGGCGAACCCGGTCACCCCCATCACGAACACCAGGACGACCGAGGCGGTCGCGCTGCCGGCCAGCAGCCCGAACGAGGCCAGGGTGAGGGTGAGTCCGAACAGGGCGAGGACCAGGGCACGGTCACGGTCGCGGTCGGCCGCGCGCCCGCCGACCAGGTTCCCGACGACCAGGCCGACGCCGTACACCATCAGCAGCCAGGCGACATCCGCCGAGGCGAAGCCGCTGACCTCGGTGAACGTGTAGGCGATGTAACTGAACGCGCCGAACATCCCGCCGTAGCTGAGCGCGGTCGCCGCCAGCGTCAGCCAGACCTGCCAGGACCGGAACGCCCGCAACTGCGCCCGCAGGCCGCTGGGGGAGCTGGGTCCGACTCGTCGGGCCCGGTGACCGACCGACCCGGTATGGGATCCGTTCCTGTTCCCGGCCGGACCCGGCCCGCCCACGCGGGCACCAACGCGGCGATTCCCGCCAGCGCGAGCACGCCGATCGCGGTGACCGCCCAGAACGCCGCCCTCCAGCCCCAGCGTTCACCGACCAGCGCGCCGAACGGCACGCCCAGCACGTTCGCGACCGTCAGCCCGGCGAACATGACCGCCACGGCCTGGGACTTCTTCTCCGGGGCGACCAGACTGCGCGCGACCAGCGAGCCGATGCCGAAGAACGAACCGTGGCACAACGCCGCGACGATGCGCCCGAGCAGCATCACCGGGTAGTTCGGCGCGATGGCGGAGAGCAGGTTGCCGATGACGAACAGCGCCACCAGGCCGACCAGGACCTGCTTGCGAGGCAGCCGTGCGGTCGCCGCGGTCAGCGCGATCGCGCCCACCGCGACGCTCAGCGCGTACCCCGAGATCAGCCAGCCCGCGGCCGCCTCGGACACCGCGAAACTCGACGCCACCTGCGGCAGCAGCCCGGCGATGAGGAACTCGGTCAGACCGATACCGAACCCGCCGAGTGCCAGCGCGACGAGTCCACTCGGCATCCGTCACTCTCCGATCGGGCGGCTCACGTCACTCGTTCAGTGACCTCACCCGTCACCTCAGCACAGCTGACAGGAGTTTGGAAAGGGCTTTCTGGCCGAGCGGCAGCCGCACCGGCGGCCCGATGCCGCTTCAGCCCCCGCACTGCTCCAGCATCATCCGCTTGTCCGCCGCCGTGACGGGGAGCTCGTACTTCAGCGACACCTGGGCGAAGCGCACCGAATAGGCGCAGCGGATCCGCTTGTTCGGCGGCAGCCAGGACGCCGGACCGGAGTCGCCCTTCGAGCCGTTGGTCCGCCCGTCCACCGGGACGAGGTTGAGCGGGTCGTTCGCGATGGCCTCCCGCTTGTCCTCCGTCCAGCGCGAGGCGCCCATCTGCCAGTCGTAGGACAGCGGCATGACGTGGTCTATCTGGACCTCCGTCGCACGGGACTTGGTCCACTCGATGACCTTCCCGGTGTACGGGTCGTGCAGCGTCAGTGCCATGACGACGCAGTCCGAGCCCGACCGGAAGCGAAGGTCCTCCCCGTCACGCTTCAGGACGTCGTTGCGCGAGTCGCACCCGTTGCGGGCGAAGGGGACATCGGCCGGTGCCGAATCCATCCAGGCGTAGCCGAACTTGTCCCGTTCGTAGCCCGTCCTGGGGCCGCGCCCCTTCGTCCCCACCTTCTCGATCAAGGCACGGGCCCTCGCCTTGTCCTCGGTGGACGTGATCGCCGCCAGGCCCGGCTTCGTGCCGTCCGGGTTGTCCAGCGGGTTCACGGCTCGTCCGTCGCCGGCCGTGGGGACGCCGGAGCCCGAGGGGCCACCGCCGTCCGATGGCTCGGTCAGGCCTTCGCAGCCGGCCAGCACAGCGCACATCACCGCGACGGCCAGTGCCGCCCCGCCCCTCAGACGCCTCACTGTGCGCCCCTCCCCTGCTCGCCTGTTCCGCCACCGCACGGGCGGTCTGTGCCTCCCCCACCGTAGCGAGGGAGAGGTACAGACCACACCCGGACTGAACGGGCGTTCCTCGCATACCGCGCGTATCGTCGGTTCTGAGCCAACTCCGGAAGGA encodes the following:
- a CDS encoding nucleoside triphosphate pyrophosphohydrolase, giving the protein MNANSPEATPRPEQAAPGTAGTAAPGRIVLLTTSHRVAPGLLSWPAWQALHAADQVLCADGAHPQLPYLREAGITVDEASPTAQELVDACAGGRTVVVVATGEGEPALTDGLARLAGTGRVAMPELELLPASYDLPGARLLDLVQVMDRIRAECPWSSQQTHKGLAKYGIEEAYELVEAIEEGDRGELREELGDVLLQVVFHARIAEEDLDAPFSIDDVAAGIVAKLIHRHPHVFGDETASSPEEVKAHWLRTKAVEKQRTSITEGIPLGQPGLALAAKLASRARTANLDIPLPPVEGIGYDLLALAVRAESEGVDPEAALRAAARAYRDAIREAEG
- a CDS encoding SurA N-terminal domain-containing protein translates to MHRRRRTALVLTAAIAAAAPLLTACGNDAHPGAAAVVGGQRITVSQLEERVGEVRAAQRAAVRNDAQYQQAIAGTGTLTRDTLHTMVLDRVLHRAAADAGVTVTRREIQEMRSGLEEQAGGAKELETTWLQQYGIPPQRLEENLRLQLEAQKLARKLGTATDRPEFWKALSEASKDLNVDLNPRYGTWDVQKSSRADAKTPWVRDVSAAQTQQGM
- a CDS encoding N-acetyltransferase; its protein translation is MQSKISSLADRPDMLERVVGMADSWPEFAIQDLVGAAHFPRLATELPEYVLFAEDEQGEVVANAYSVPFALEAEGRGRLPANGWDTVVVWAFSDLRRGARPDTVSAISVSVAPQAQGRGLSALMLSAMRDNARARGFREVVAPVRPSAKHLEPHTPIEEYAHRVRPDGLPQDPWLRVHARAGATIDSVAPASMTVAASLADWRRWTGLPFDTQGDIEVPGALVPVRCELDRGYAVYVEPNVWMRHPL
- a CDS encoding MFS transporter, encoding MRAFRSWQVWLTLAATALSYGGMFGAFSYIAYTFTEVSGFASADVAWLLMVYGVGLVVGNLVGGRAADRDRDRALVLALFGLTLTLASFGLLAGSATASVVLVFVMGVTGFASVPGMITRVTDFAHGAALAASANVSASNVGNALGAWLGGVAITAGLGYTSPLYVGAGIALLSTVVMVIAARGARSPRGVDRVPTR
- a CDS encoding MFS transporter gives rise to the protein MPSGLVALALGGFGIGLTEFLIAGLLPQVASSFAVSEAAAGWLISGYALSVAVGAIALTAATARLPRKQVLVGLVALFVIGNLLSAIAPNYPVMLLGRIVAALCHGSFFGIGSLVARSLVAPEKKSQAVAVMFAGLTVANVLGVPFGALVGERWGWRAAFWAVTAIGVLALAGIAALVPAWAGRVRPGTGTDPIPGRSVTGPDESDPAPPAACGRSCGRSGPGRSG
- a CDS encoding HNH endonuclease family protein, whose translation is MRRLRGGAALAVAVMCAVLAGCEGLTEPSDGGGPSGSGVPTAGDGRAVNPLDNPDGTKPGLAAITSTEDKARARALIEKVGTKGRGPRTGYERDKFGYAWMDSAPADVPFARNGCDSRNDVLKRDGEDLRFRSGSDCVVMALTLHDPYTGKVIEWTKSRATEVQIDHVMPLSYDWQMGASRWTEDKREAIANDPLNLVPVDGRTNGSKGDSGPASWLPPNKRIRCAYSVRFAQVSLKYELPVTAADKRMMLEQCGG